From the Bacillus tuaregi genome, one window contains:
- a CDS encoding cation:dicarboxylate symporter family transporter, translating into MKKFKLSLANQIFIGLILGIIVGGIFYGNETAQSVLQPMGDLFIRLIKMIVVPIVLSTIIVAIAGVGDIKSVGKLGGKSLAYFIGMTMVAIAVGLVSANIFQPGAGLNMDSLQQSDISGYVQTSEEQESKTIADTLLHIVPTNPIQAMVEGDMLAIIFFAVVFGLGIAAIGDTGKPVLRFFEGTAKAMFYVTNLFMKYAPIGVFALLGVTISKYGFSSLIPLGKLAITVYGTMIFFVIVVLGLMAKIVGFNIFKLLKMIKEELILAFSTSSSETVLPRIMDKMEQAGSPKHIASFVIPTGYSFNLDGSVLYQAIASLFIAQMFGIELSIGQQITLMLVLMVTSKGMAGVPGVSFVVLLATFSTIGLPAEGLAFIAGIDRILDMGRTAVNVVGNSLAAIVVAKWEGQFNPPVEEVEVVRKAS; encoded by the coding sequence ATGAAAAAGTTTAAATTAAGTTTGGCTAATCAAATTTTTATTGGCCTTATTTTAGGTATAATTGTGGGTGGAATTTTCTACGGTAATGAAACGGCACAAAGTGTTTTACAACCAATGGGCGATCTATTTATCCGTTTAATTAAAATGATTGTTGTCCCAATTGTTTTATCAACGATTATCGTTGCCATTGCTGGTGTTGGTGATATCAAATCGGTTGGTAAGCTTGGCGGTAAATCATTGGCTTATTTTATTGGTATGACGATGGTTGCCATTGCGGTTGGCCTCGTTTCCGCTAATATCTTTCAGCCTGGCGCTGGACTAAATATGGACAGCCTACAGCAAAGTGATATCTCGGGTTATGTCCAAACATCGGAAGAGCAAGAAAGCAAGACAATCGCCGATACCCTTTTGCATATAGTACCAACAAACCCAATACAAGCGATGGTAGAAGGTGATATGTTAGCCATAATCTTCTTTGCGGTTGTGTTTGGTCTTGGAATTGCGGCAATTGGAGATACAGGAAAACCAGTACTACGGTTCTTTGAAGGTACGGCAAAAGCCATGTTCTATGTGACAAACCTTTTTATGAAGTATGCACCAATAGGTGTCTTTGCCTTACTGGGTGTAACGATTTCTAAGTATGGTTTCTCATCACTCATTCCTTTAGGAAAGCTGGCTATTACTGTTTATGGAACCATGATTTTCTTTGTGATCGTTGTGTTAGGTTTAATGGCGAAAATTGTTGGATTTAATATCTTTAAATTATTAAAGATGATTAAAGAAGAATTGATTTTAGCATTCTCAACCTCAAGTTCGGAAACCGTGCTACCGAGAATAATGGATAAAATGGAGCAAGCAGGAAGCCCGAAGCATATTGCTTCTTTCGTTATTCCAACAGGTTACTCCTTCAACTTAGATGGTTCTGTTTTATATCAAGCCATCGCATCGCTCTTTATTGCACAAATGTTTGGTATCGAACTAAGCATTGGGCAACAAATTACGTTAATGTTAGTTTTGATGGTGACATCTAAAGGAATGGCAGGAGTACCAGGTGTATCCTTTGTCGTGTTACTCGCTACATTTAGTACGATTGGATTACCTGCGGAGGGGCTAGCATTTATTGCTGGTATTGACCGTATTCTTGATATGGGACGTACCGCAGTTAACGTAGTAGGAAACTCGCTAGCAGCGATTGTTGTAGCGAAATGGGAAGGTCAATTCAATCCTCCTGTTGAAGAAGTAGAGGTAGTTAGAAAAGCTTCATAA
- a CDS encoding NAD(P)/FAD-dependent oxidoreductase produces the protein MLRISNIKLRADFEPSKENELLAQKIQKILRVKLDKILSFRISKKSIDAREKHNVRLVYSVDVEMENEKVYLGIKDVSSYEPMEYTIKKTQKTTRPVVVGSGPAGLFSALILAEHGLNPIMIEQGMDVDRRKMAVEKFWKDGVLEPNSNVQFGEGGAGTFSDGKLTTGIKNIRIPKVLKELVEAGAPGEIAYLSKPHIGTDILIDVVRNIRKKIESLGGEVRFETKMKELIIENDKVKGVLLDRQGVSDAIETDAVILAIGHSARDTFYMLKDLGVEMIPKPFAVGVRIEHHQKDIDLQQFGSFANHPLLGASEYKLNAHLANGRGVYTFCMCPGGHVVAAASEKNSVVTNGMSYSARSGENANSALLVSITPKDFNGEVLAAIEFQRKLERKAFELGGSNYFAPVQLVGDFLENKGSKQLGDIIPTYNPGVTPTDLRECLDDFIVDSLKEGLRAMDKKLAGFIRHDAVLSAVESRSSSPVTIKRNPRTFESNIKGLYPCGEGAGYAGGITSSAVDGIKCAEAIMAIEDK, from the coding sequence ATGTTAAGAATAAGTAATATAAAGCTTCGTGCTGATTTTGAACCAAGTAAGGAAAATGAACTTTTAGCTCAGAAAATCCAGAAAATCTTAAGGGTTAAACTCGACAAAATATTGTCTTTTCGTATTTCTAAGAAGTCAATTGACGCAAGGGAAAAACATAATGTACGGCTTGTTTATTCTGTTGATGTGGAAATGGAAAACGAGAAAGTGTATTTAGGAATAAAGGATGTTTCTTCCTACGAACCAATGGAATATACAATCAAGAAAACCCAAAAAACAACTCGTCCAGTCGTAGTCGGCAGTGGACCTGCTGGACTATTCAGTGCCTTGATATTAGCCGAACATGGATTAAACCCGATTATGATAGAGCAGGGAATGGACGTCGACCGAAGAAAAATGGCCGTTGAAAAATTTTGGAAAGATGGTGTGCTTGAACCGAATAGCAATGTCCAATTTGGTGAAGGTGGAGCAGGAACATTTTCAGATGGTAAATTAACAACAGGTATAAAAAATATTAGAATTCCGAAAGTGTTAAAGGAACTTGTAGAAGCCGGTGCTCCAGGAGAGATAGCATATTTGTCAAAGCCCCATATTGGCACGGACATTTTAATCGATGTAGTGAGAAATATTCGTAAGAAAATTGAATCACTAGGTGGGGAAGTACGATTTGAAACGAAAATGAAGGAACTGATAATCGAAAATGATAAAGTGAAAGGAGTGCTGTTAGATAGACAAGGAGTGTCAGATGCCATAGAGACCGATGCTGTCATATTAGCGATAGGGCATAGTGCTCGAGATACGTTTTATATGTTAAAGGATTTAGGTGTAGAGATGATACCGAAGCCCTTTGCTGTAGGAGTACGAATTGAACACCACCAAAAAGATATCGATTTACAGCAATTCGGCAGCTTTGCCAATCATCCATTACTTGGTGCATCTGAATACAAATTGAATGCACATCTTGCCAATGGTCGAGGTGTATACACGTTTTGTATGTGTCCTGGGGGTCATGTTGTGGCTGCCGCATCAGAAAAAAATTCAGTCGTAACAAATGGTATGAGCTATAGCGCAAGAAGTGGTGAAAATGCTAATAGTGCCTTGCTTGTTTCTATCACACCAAAGGATTTTAATGGAGAGGTTTTGGCAGCTATCGAGTTTCAAAGAAAGCTTGAGAGAAAGGCATTTGAACTTGGTGGCAGCAATTATTTTGCACCGGTACAATTGGTCGGGGATTTCCTGGAAAACAAAGGTAGTAAACAGCTTGGTGATATTATCCCAACCTATAACCCAGGTGTTACACCAACAGATTTAAGAGAATGTCTTGATGATTTTATCGTCGATAGTTTAAAAGAGGGTTTAAGGGCAATGGATAAAAAACTTGCAGGCTTTATCAGACATGATGCCGTTTTATCAGCGGTAGAAAGTCGAAGCTCATCACCAGTGACCATTAAACGAAATCCGCGGACCTTTGAGTCAAACATCAAAGGGTTATATCCTTGTGGAGAAGGTGCAGGATATGCCGGAGGAATCACGTCTAGTGCTGTTGACGGCATAAAATGTGCAGAAGCGATAATGGCGATTGAAGATAAGTAA
- the ppsA gene encoding phosphoenolpyruvate synthase: MSSLVLNFQEIEKPQFLLVGGKGSNLGELSKIQGVQVPEGFCITTVGFRKALEQNDMYQELLEQLTELKIENRDQIGEVSKKIRQMIMEVEIPSDVVNAVADFLSKYGEEQAYAVRSSATAEDLPYASFAGQQDTYLNIIGVDSILQHISKCWASLFTDRAVIYRMQNGFDHAQVYLSVIIQRMVFPQASGILFTADPITSNRKLLSIDASFGLGEALVSGLVSADCYKVQEDQIVDKMIATKKLAIYGLKEGGTEARQIDPNRQKTQTLTDGQILQLARIGRKIESHFGQPQDIEWCLVDDTFYIVQSRPITTLYPIPEANDEENHVYVSVGHQQMMTDPMKPLGLSIFLLTTPAPMCKAGGRLFVDVTPMLASSESRDNIIDALGQSDPLIKDALMTIVERGDYIKSLPNYNEGPSPDKSNEGMSSTDIQVQIEHTLKVVFESIKSSQESIEELKQNIQTKSGSDLIDFIKDDIPQLKKYLFDPRMGVIMDAMAASTWINQKMSKWLGEKNVADILSQSVPNNITSEMGLELLDVADVIRPYPEVIEYLQHVKDDNFLDDLEKLDGGHKAREAILTYLNKYGMRCVGEIDMTKTRWSEKPSTLVPIILNNIKNFEPAASKLKFEQGRMKAMEKEQELLERLKQLPDGEQKVKETKQRIDLIRNFSGFREYPKYGMISRYFVYKQALLKEAEKLVQEGVIHDKKDIYYLTIEELSEVVRTKKLDYQIVSNRKNEYKLYEKLTPPRVMTSDGEIIMGEYKRENIPADAIIGLPVSSGVVEGRARVILDIEDADLESGDILVTAYTDPSWTPLFVSINGLVTEVGGLMTHGAVIAREYGLPAVVGVENANKRIKDGQRIRVHGTEGYIEIL, translated from the coding sequence ATGAGTTCATTGGTATTGAACTTTCAGGAAATAGAGAAACCACAATTTTTGCTTGTTGGCGGAAAAGGGTCTAATTTAGGGGAATTATCAAAAATACAAGGTGTACAAGTACCAGAAGGATTTTGTATTACAACAGTGGGATTTCGAAAAGCCCTTGAACAAAACGATATGTATCAAGAATTATTGGAGCAACTAACCGAGCTCAAAATAGAAAATCGAGATCAAATTGGTGAAGTCAGCAAAAAGATTCGACAAATGATTATGGAAGTAGAAATTCCTTCCGATGTCGTGAATGCCGTTGCTGATTTCCTTTCCAAGTATGGAGAAGAGCAGGCTTATGCCGTTCGTTCTAGTGCAACTGCTGAGGATTTGCCCTATGCTTCTTTTGCTGGTCAACAAGACACCTATTTAAATATTATTGGCGTCGATTCTATCTTGCAGCATATTAGTAAATGCTGGGCTTCTTTATTTACGGATCGAGCGGTCATCTACCGTATGCAAAATGGATTTGACCACGCTCAAGTCTATTTATCAGTTATCATTCAAAGGATGGTTTTCCCACAGGCTTCCGGGATTCTATTTACCGCTGACCCGATTACCTCAAACCGAAAGCTCCTATCAATTGATGCTAGTTTTGGGCTTGGAGAAGCACTGGTTTCTGGCTTGGTTTCTGCCGATTGTTATAAAGTACAGGAAGATCAAATCGTTGATAAAATGATAGCAACCAAGAAATTGGCAATCTATGGATTAAAGGAGGGTGGGACAGAGGCACGACAGATTGATCCGAATCGGCAAAAGACCCAAACTCTTACAGACGGGCAGATTTTACAATTAGCACGTATAGGAAGAAAAATCGAATCCCATTTTGGTCAGCCGCAGGATATCGAATGGTGTTTGGTTGATGATACCTTTTATATTGTCCAAAGTCGTCCTATTACGACTTTATACCCGATTCCGGAAGCTAACGATGAAGAAAATCATGTTTATGTATCTGTTGGTCATCAACAAATGATGACAGATCCTATGAAACCATTAGGATTGTCTATTTTTCTGTTAACAACTCCTGCACCTATGTGTAAAGCTGGCGGAAGATTGTTTGTTGATGTAACACCTATGTTGGCTTCATCTGAGAGTAGAGATAACATAATAGATGCCTTGGGGCAGTCCGATCCACTTATAAAAGACGCACTTATGACCATAGTAGAGCGAGGAGATTATATTAAATCGTTACCCAATTATAATGAGGGACCGAGTCCGGATAAAAGTAATGAGGGGATGTCGTCTACGGATATTCAAGTACAAATTGAACACACCCTCAAAGTTGTTTTTGAATCAATAAAGAGTAGTCAAGAGTCGATAGAAGAGTTAAAACAAAATATCCAAACGAAATCGGGCTCAGATTTAATTGATTTTATTAAAGATGATATCCCGCAATTAAAGAAGTATTTATTTGACCCTCGTATGGGTGTGATTATGGATGCTATGGCAGCTTCAACATGGATAAATCAAAAAATGAGCAAGTGGTTAGGTGAAAAAAACGTAGCAGATATCCTTTCTCAATCGGTACCAAATAATATAACTTCGGAAATGGGTCTAGAGCTTTTGGATGTCGCAGATGTAATTCGTCCTTATCCTGAAGTCATTGAGTATCTACAACATGTCAAAGATGATAACTTTTTGGACGACCTCGAAAAGCTTGATGGTGGACATAAAGCTCGGGAAGCCATCTTAACATATCTTAACAAATACGGTATGCGATGTGTTGGGGAAATTGATATGACTAAAACACGCTGGAGCGAAAAACCAAGTACACTTGTCCCAATCATTCTTAATAACATCAAAAACTTTGAGCCTGCTGCTAGCAAGCTGAAATTTGAGCAGGGACGCATGAAGGCTATGGAAAAAGAACAAGAGTTATTAGAACGATTGAAGCAATTACCAGATGGTGAACAAAAAGTGAAAGAAACAAAACAAAGGATCGATCTAATCCGCAATTTCAGTGGGTTTAGGGAATATCCCAAATATGGCATGATTAGTCGCTACTTTGTCTATAAACAGGCTTTACTGAAAGAAGCTGAAAAATTGGTACAAGAGGGAGTGATTCATGATAAAAAAGATATATACTATCTCACCATAGAAGAACTTAGCGAAGTCGTTCGTACAAAAAAACTGGATTACCAGATTGTTAGCAATCGAAAGAACGAATATAAATTATATGAAAAACTAACTCCGCCACGTGTGATGACGTCTGATGGAGAAATCATTATGGGTGAGTACAAGCGAGAAAATATCCCAGCCGATGCTATTATTGGTCTACCTGTTTCTTCTGGGGTTGTAGAAGGAAGAGCACGTGTCATTTTAGACATAGAAGATGCAGATTTAGAGTCTGGAGATATATTAGTGACCGCTTATACAGACCCTAGCTGGACACCGCTGTTTGTATCTATAAACGGCCTAGTGACAGAGGTTGGGGGACTGATGACCCATGGAGCCGTTATAGCTCGTGAATATGGCTTACCAGCGGTTGTCGGAGTGGAAAATGCCAATAAACGGATAAAAGATGGGCAACGAATTCGGGTGCATGGAACAGAAGGGTATATCGAAATATTGTAA
- a CDS encoding VOC family protein, whose translation MKPRISVITIGVDDLERSLKFYQEGLGLPTEGIVGQEFEHGAVAFFDLHSGLKLAIWKRKDIAHDTSLNQTPMSPTEFTIGHNVESKEEVDKVLDQAREAGAVITVPAHDTFWGGYSGYFQDPDGHLWEVVWNPAWDFSE comes from the coding sequence ATGAAACCAAGAATTTCTGTAATAACAATAGGTGTAGATGACCTGGAGAGGTCTTTGAAATTTTACCAGGAGGGACTCGGTCTACCGACAGAAGGAATCGTAGGACAAGAATTTGAGCATGGCGCTGTTGCGTTTTTTGATTTACATTCTGGATTGAAACTAGCCATTTGGAAGCGGAAAGATATCGCACATGACACAAGTCTAAACCAAACGCCGATGAGTCCAACTGAATTTACGATTGGTCATAATGTTGAGAGTAAAGAAGAGGTTGATAAGGTATTGGATCAAGCAAGGGAAGCTGGTGCGGTAATTACCGTTCCAGCACATGATACCTTTTGGGGTGGATATTCTGGATATTTCCAAGACCCAGACGGACATTTATGGGAAGTCGTCTGGAATCCAGCTTGGGATTTTTCAGAATAA
- a CDS encoding metal ABC transporter permease produces the protein MIHDLLEYEFLQHAVWSAILISIVSGIIGTIIMEKKMVMMSGGIAHTAFGGIGLGYFLGITPMLGALLFAVAASFGIATIQRRQQTNADILIALFWSIGMAAGIIFIAFTPGYPPDMSTYLFGDILTVSKSDLWMMLALDAIVVFFISALFNLYKAYLFDDTFARVQGVKTQWLEYLLFFLIALTVVILIRVVGFILVIALLSAPTAISKYFTNNLKTMMILTSSISLFFSLTGLWISYKLNVPSGASIILLSGISYLLLTAWKGYRKKVIIHH, from the coding sequence ATGATTCACGATTTATTGGAATATGAATTTCTACAACACGCGGTATGGAGTGCAATCTTAATAAGCATTGTTAGTGGAATTATTGGGACCATCATCATGGAGAAAAAAATGGTCATGATGTCTGGTGGGATCGCACACACTGCATTTGGCGGTATTGGACTTGGCTATTTTTTAGGTATTACTCCAATGCTTGGTGCACTTTTATTTGCTGTGGCTGCTTCATTTGGAATTGCAACCATTCAGCGCAGACAACAAACGAACGCTGATATACTTATAGCACTTTTTTGGTCTATCGGAATGGCTGCAGGAATTATATTTATTGCGTTTACGCCTGGGTATCCACCAGATATGTCAACATATTTATTCGGTGATATTTTAACAGTAAGCAAAAGTGATTTATGGATGATGCTAGCATTAGATGCGATTGTCGTATTCTTTATTTCAGCCTTATTTAATTTGTATAAAGCATATTTATTTGATGATACGTTTGCGAGGGTACAAGGGGTAAAAACACAGTGGCTTGAATATTTACTTTTCTTCTTAATTGCCTTAACGGTAGTTATTCTTATTCGTGTCGTCGGATTTATTCTTGTTATTGCTCTACTATCAGCACCTACTGCAATTTCAAAGTATTTTACCAATAACTTAAAAACAATGATGATACTTACATCGAGTATCAGTCTTTTCTTCTCACTAACAGGACTTTGGATTTCCTATAAGTTAAACGTTCCTTCAGGGGCATCGATAATTCTTCTTTCCGGGATAAGCTATCTTTTACTAACAGCGTGGAAAGGGTATCGAAAAAAGGTAATTATTCATCACTAA
- a CDS encoding metal ABC transporter ATP-binding protein, producing METVIEISDLTVYYDDVLALDNISLTVNKGDFLTIIGPNGGGKSTLLKVILGIIEPTSGRINIKGTTGSKEDGVIGYIPQFSQFDRSFPISVVEVVLMGRLTKKSGFFHKFSQEDLNVANNILLKLDLFDLKNRQIGQLSGGQLQRVMLARALAGNPEILILDEPTASVDSESKTMIYELLKELNNEKTIVLVTHDTNVIASYSESIACLNKQLHYHGKPNMTSKVLEKMYGCPVELIAHGIPHRVLAHHLEGEK from the coding sequence ATGGAAACAGTGATCGAAATAAGTGATTTAACCGTTTATTACGATGATGTTCTTGCTCTTGATAATATATCTTTAACGGTTAATAAAGGAGATTTTTTAACCATAATAGGCCCCAATGGTGGCGGAAAAAGTACTCTCTTGAAAGTTATCCTTGGGATTATAGAGCCCACTTCCGGGAGAATCAATATTAAAGGAACTACAGGTAGCAAGGAAGATGGGGTGATTGGTTATATCCCTCAGTTTTCTCAATTTGATCGTAGCTTTCCTATCAGTGTAGTAGAAGTCGTTCTAATGGGTCGTTTAACAAAAAAAAGTGGTTTTTTTCACAAGTTTAGTCAAGAAGATTTGAACGTTGCAAACAATATCCTTCTCAAGCTTGATTTATTTGATTTAAAAAACCGCCAGATTGGTCAGTTATCCGGTGGACAGCTTCAACGTGTCATGCTGGCAAGGGCGCTGGCTGGTAATCCTGAAATTCTAATACTCGATGAACCAACAGCCAGTGTGGATTCGGAATCAAAAACGATGATTTATGAATTATTGAAGGAATTAAATAATGAAAAAACAATAGTCCTTGTTACACATGACACGAATGTTATTGCCTCATATTCAGAGTCAATAGCGTGCTTAAATAAGCAGCTTCATTATCATGGAAAACCAAATATGACATCTAAAGTTCTAGAAAAAATGTATGGATGTCCTGTTGAACTTATTGCACACGGTATTCCTCATCGAGTGTTAGCACACCATCTGGAGGGAGAAAAATGA